The following are encoded together in the Pedobacter steynii genome:
- a CDS encoding DUF6686 family protein, which produces MCKTRVLSTKGDTVISSCLGCQMYYLWHNNLLLNFTSEAFESFREVVNSLPFHKNSLPFPDDEERIILHTPNDDICFAFCYEEFETFKQAIDEAMYMNEVYVLMSK; this is translated from the coding sequence ATGTGTAAAACAAGAGTATTAAGTACAAAAGGAGATACCGTAATCAGCAGTTGTTTAGGATGCCAGATGTATTATTTATGGCATAATAATTTGCTGTTGAACTTTACTTCAGAGGCTTTTGAATCCTTTAGAGAAGTGGTGAACAGTCTGCCTTTTCATAAGAACAGTCTGCCTTTTCCTGATGATGAAGAAAGGATCATTCTGCATACCCCTAATGATGACATTTGCTTTGCCTTTTGTTATGAGGAGTTTGAGACGTTTAAGCAGGCAATAGATGAAGCAATGTACATGAATGAGGTGTATGTGCTGATGAGTAAATAA
- a CDS encoding TlpA disulfide reductase family protein, which produces MKRIAYILLVCIAFAACKDKSKFMISGAFKNATPKSKVYLFGLQKDNALPLDSTVLSEKGEFKFSHSTPGVDFFRISAGNSEYMIIAKNGDDIKISADLSDKNLTYKLSGAAEADKLEELNVTKHQYMVRIAAIQTQFDETVASQPQNRDMIMEQMRPKYTEEIEGLNKAVLKFAQENSSSLAGFYAINLLNPSEYEAEMVAYSDKIKSSFNDNAAVTEFLVKMAKLKALQIGQPAPEFTINGLDGKPVKLTDFKGKYVLLDFWASWCMPCRQENPNLVKAYNTYKDKNFTVLGISLDKDPGAWKNAIAADHLAWSHVGELKDFEGPTVRLYQIEAIPSSFLLDPNGKIIAKNLRGEELDAFLNKTLR; this is translated from the coding sequence ATGAAAAGAATCGCCTATATATTATTGGTATGTATTGCATTTGCAGCGTGTAAAGACAAGAGTAAATTTATGATCAGCGGAGCATTTAAAAATGCAACTCCAAAGAGTAAAGTATACTTGTTTGGTTTACAAAAAGACAATGCTTTGCCATTAGATTCTACGGTGCTTTCGGAAAAAGGGGAGTTTAAGTTTTCTCACAGTACACCGGGAGTAGATTTTTTCCGGATATCTGCAGGGAATAGCGAGTATATGATCATCGCCAAAAACGGAGATGACATTAAGATCTCGGCTGATTTATCGGATAAGAATTTAACCTATAAATTGTCTGGCGCAGCAGAAGCTGATAAGCTGGAAGAGTTGAATGTGACCAAACATCAGTATATGGTGAGAATTGCAGCCATTCAAACTCAATTTGACGAGACGGTAGCCTCACAGCCCCAGAACAGAGATATGATCATGGAGCAGATGAGACCAAAGTATACAGAGGAAATTGAAGGTCTGAATAAGGCGGTGCTAAAGTTTGCTCAGGAAAATTCCAGCTCTCTTGCCGGGTTTTATGCCATTAACTTATTAAACCCATCAGAGTATGAGGCCGAAATGGTGGCTTATTCGGATAAGATTAAGAGCAGTTTCAATGACAATGCTGCGGTTACTGAGTTTTTAGTAAAGATGGCGAAACTGAAAGCCCTGCAGATCGGACAGCCGGCACCTGAGTTTACCATTAATGGTTTGGATGGAAAACCGGTAAAACTGACCGATTTTAAAGGTAAATATGTATTACTGGATTTCTGGGCGTCCTGGTGTATGCCTTGTCGCCAGGAGAATCCAAACCTGGTAAAAGCCTATAATACTTATAAAGACAAGAACTTTACCGTGCTTGGAATTTCTTTAGATAAAGATCCCGGTGCCTGGAAAAATGCCATTGCTGCAGATCACCTGGCCTGGTCGCATGTTGGAGAGTTGAAAGATTTTGAGGGACCAACAGTCAGGTTGTATCAGATTGAAGCCATTCCAAGTTCCTTTCTACTAGATCCTAATGGAAAAATCATTGCTAAAAACCTGCGCGGAGAGGAGTTAGATGCTTTCTTAAATAAAACTTTACGATAA
- a CDS encoding S41 family peptidase → MKSIRNEAKFAGLLFFMLGFSACKKNEINPGEKAISPLTGTVAEMTLDSIYLYALQTYLWNDALPSYLDFNPRKYNSSGTDAGNFKQELFDISQLKKNPLTGAAYEEPLFAGVPKYSFIEEGNTYGSVKAAISLGTSGNDLGLEVAAMGAGVYVSVVNPGSAADQAGLQRGFRLVEINGQAANPALAENTLKQSQVMISYEKPDGSKVKVTLDRVAYKSHGVLKSLLLNLGGQKIGYLSLAKFDRLNEVKSELDQAFQKFSSEQPQELVIDLRYNGGGYVETAEYLANLMVSSAMSGKVMYAKHFNTLLQQGKGAILQKQLYFDEEGKPVYLKGRRATMADVDFTVEGNTARFNKQGALERVKNIYFIVSNRTASASEFLINSLRPYFNVKLAGSRTYGKPVGFFGINIHRYTVYLSNFLIKNSANEGEYYSGFLPDLVVADDVGHDFGDPEEQCLKSLLSGISSSSKTGIQTGKLMGMAAPANTITPEPIMDPGFRGMITTHFKLKKMEN, encoded by the coding sequence ATGAAATCAATCCGGAATGAGGCGAAATTTGCAGGGCTGCTTTTTTTTATGTTGGGCTTCAGTGCCTGTAAAAAAAATGAAATCAATCCCGGGGAGAAGGCCATTTCCCCGCTTACCGGAACGGTTGCAGAAATGACGCTGGATTCTATTTATCTGTACGCTTTGCAAACCTATTTATGGAATGATGCCTTGCCATCTTATTTGGATTTTAACCCAAGGAAATACAACAGTTCGGGTACGGATGCCGGAAACTTTAAGCAGGAGCTATTTGACATCAGTCAGCTCAAAAAGAATCCTTTAACTGGCGCAGCTTATGAAGAACCTCTTTTTGCAGGTGTTCCCAAATATTCTTTTATCGAAGAGGGCAATACTTATGGAAGTGTAAAGGCTGCCATTTCGCTGGGAACATCCGGGAATGACCTCGGACTGGAAGTTGCGGCGATGGGGGCAGGGGTGTACGTGAGTGTGGTCAATCCGGGATCAGCAGCTGATCAGGCCGGTTTACAGCGGGGATTCCGTCTGGTAGAAATCAATGGGCAGGCGGCCAATCCTGCACTTGCAGAAAATACTTTAAAACAGTCGCAGGTAATGATCAGTTATGAAAAGCCGGATGGAAGTAAGGTTAAGGTTACACTGGACCGGGTTGCCTATAAAAGTCATGGGGTATTGAAATCTTTATTGCTGAATCTGGGCGGACAAAAGATAGGCTATTTGTCGCTGGCCAAATTTGACCGTTTAAATGAGGTGAAGAGCGAGCTGGATCAGGCCTTTCAGAAATTCTCTTCAGAACAGCCGCAGGAGCTGGTGATTGACCTTCGCTATAATGGGGGCGGTTACGTGGAAACAGCCGAATACCTGGCTAATCTGATGGTTTCTTCGGCGATGAGTGGAAAAGTCATGTATGCCAAACATTTTAATACCTTATTGCAACAGGGTAAAGGAGCGATCCTGCAGAAACAATTGTACTTTGATGAAGAAGGTAAGCCGGTTTACCTTAAAGGAAGAAGGGCTACGATGGCAGATGTGGACTTTACTGTGGAAGGAAATACCGCCCGGTTTAACAAGCAGGGAGCTTTGGAGCGGGTTAAAAATATTTATTTTATTGTGAGTAACCGGACCGCTTCTGCAAGTGAGTTCCTGATCAATAGTTTAAGGCCTTATTTCAATGTAAAACTGGCAGGCAGCCGGACTTATGGTAAGCCCGTAGGTTTTTTTGGCATAAACATTCACCGGTATACCGTATACCTGTCAAATTTCCTGATTAAAAATTCAGCAAATGAAGGAGAATATTATAGTGGTTTTCTACCGGATCTGGTGGTGGCCGATGATGTAGGCCATGATTTTGGTGATCCGGAGGAGCAATGCCTGAAAAGCTTGCTTTCCGGAATCAGCAGCAGCTCAAAAACGGGAATTCAGACCGGTAAATTAATGGGCATGGCCGCGCCTGCAAATACAATAACCCCGGAACCGATCATGGATCCGGGGTTTCGTGGTATGATTACCACACATTTCAAATTAAAAAAGATGGAGAACTAA
- the gatB gene encoding Asp-tRNA(Asn)/Glu-tRNA(Gln) amidotransferase subunit GatB, with protein MSTNTLISSSEFELVSGLEIHVQLNTQTKIFSSDSASFGAKANEHISAVSLALPGALPKLNKEVVAKAVRMGLALNCTINQLNYFDRKNYFYADLPKGYQITQDNRPICQNGYLNVVLSNGEEKRIGINRIHLEEDAGKSLHDQDDQYSFVDLNRAGVPLIEIVTEPDIRSAEEASALLTEMRKLVRHLNVSDGNMEEGSLRCDANISIREAGTTAFGTRCEVKNLNSIRNVRRAMDFEFNRQKQVIAGGGRIIQSTLNFDADQGTTSPMRTKEEANDYRYFPDPDLPPIHISDEWLAQIKAEMPALPAEIAKRLVAEFGVNASEAAMLSEDEALLSYFNAALPGVNHKKSLVNWLTGAIRALLNEQGISIADFKLAPAQLAGTINLVDDKKITQQIALQQLLPELISKPDAVPAELAAALNLLIADNGDELSGFVEEVLSKYQPQVAAYKKGKKGVLGLFVGEVMKLAKGKADAQKINELLQEKLK; from the coding sequence ATGAGTACGAATACCCTAATTTCTTCATCAGAATTTGAATTGGTATCTGGTCTGGAAATCCACGTACAGCTGAATACACAAACTAAGATCTTCTCTTCAGATAGTGCTTCTTTTGGTGCAAAAGCCAATGAACACATCTCTGCAGTCTCACTTGCCTTACCCGGTGCTTTGCCAAAACTCAACAAAGAGGTGGTAGCTAAAGCGGTAAGAATGGGGCTTGCATTAAATTGTACCATCAACCAGTTGAATTATTTTGACCGGAAGAATTATTTCTATGCAGATTTGCCTAAAGGATATCAGATTACCCAGGATAACCGACCAATTTGTCAGAATGGGTACCTGAATGTAGTCCTTTCCAATGGCGAGGAGAAGAGAATAGGAATCAACCGCATCCACCTGGAAGAAGATGCCGGAAAAAGCTTACATGATCAAGATGATCAGTATTCTTTTGTGGACCTGAACAGGGCCGGGGTTCCATTGATTGAAATTGTTACTGAACCAGATATCCGCAGTGCGGAAGAGGCTTCGGCTTTATTAACGGAAATGAGAAAGCTGGTACGTCACCTGAATGTGAGTGATGGGAATATGGAAGAAGGGAGCTTGCGTTGCGATGCAAACATCTCTATCCGTGAAGCCGGAACTACCGCATTCGGTACCCGTTGCGAAGTAAAAAACCTGAACTCTATCCGGAATGTGCGCAGGGCGATGGATTTTGAATTTAACCGCCAGAAGCAGGTGATTGCCGGGGGAGGACGCATCATTCAAAGTACGCTGAACTTTGACGCAGACCAGGGAACAACTTCCCCGATGCGGACCAAAGAGGAAGCCAATGATTATCGTTATTTTCCTGATCCCGATCTTCCGCCTATACATATTTCGGACGAATGGCTGGCACAGATTAAAGCCGAAATGCCTGCATTGCCGGCAGAGATTGCTAAACGTCTGGTTGCGGAGTTCGGTGTCAATGCTTCAGAAGCCGCGATGCTTTCTGAAGATGAAGCCCTGCTCAGCTATTTTAATGCAGCTTTGCCAGGTGTAAACCATAAGAAAAGCCTGGTGAACTGGTTGACCGGAGCGATCAGAGCTTTGTTGAATGAACAGGGGATCAGCATTGCTGATTTTAAACTGGCACCGGCACAACTGGCGGGAACGATCAACCTGGTAGATGATAAAAAAATTACCCAGCAGATTGCTTTACAGCAATTGCTTCCGGAATTGATCAGCAAGCCTGATGCGGTACCGGCGGAACTGGCTGCAGCACTCAACCTGTTGATTGCTGATAACGGTGATGAGCTATCCGGATTTGTGGAGGAAGTACTATCGAAGTATCAACCACAGGTAGCTGCCTATAAAAAAGGTAAAAAGGGCGTATTGGGACTTTTTGTCGGGGAAGTGATGAAGCTGGCCAAGGGAAAAGCCGATGCGCAGAAAATAAATGAATTGTTACAGGAAAAATTAAAGTAA
- a CDS encoding response regulator transcription factor — protein sequence MSTVKQKILIVDDEPDILELIEYNLKKEGYQVFLASNGQEGITVAKKVHPDLIILDIMMPKMDGIEACRLMRAIPEFKNTFMVFLTARSEEYSEIAGFNVGADDYIAKPIKPRALISRINAILRRNSSADEVSDNKVEIGDLVIDREAYLVFQGGQKVVLAKKEFELLYLLASKPGKVYTRESILKNIWEDSVVVTNRTIDVHIRKLREKLGERYVATVKGVGYKFELS from the coding sequence ATGAGCACCGTAAAACAGAAGATACTTATTGTTGATGATGAACCAGATATTTTAGAGTTAATTGAATATAACTTAAAAAAAGAAGGTTATCAGGTTTTTCTGGCCAGCAATGGTCAGGAGGGGATTACGGTTGCCAAGAAAGTTCATCCCGATCTGATTATCCTGGATATCATGATGCCTAAGATGGATGGGATAGAGGCCTGCAGGTTAATGCGTGCTATTCCTGAGTTTAAAAATACCTTTATGGTTTTTTTAACTGCCAGAAGTGAGGAGTATTCGGAAATTGCCGGTTTTAATGTTGGAGCCGATGATTACATTGCCAAGCCGATTAAACCAAGAGCTTTAATTAGCAGGATTAACGCCATCCTGAGAAGAAATTCAAGTGCAGATGAGGTTTCTGATAATAAAGTGGAGATTGGGGACCTGGTGATCGACAGGGAAGCGTATCTGGTTTTTCAGGGCGGACAGAAAGTTGTTTTAGCCAAAAAAGAATTTGAATTGCTTTATCTGCTGGCTTCGAAACCGGGAAAAGTATATACCAGGGAATCGATTCTGAAAAACATCTGGGAAGACTCCGTAGTAGTTACAAACAGGACTATTGATGTGCATATTCGTAAGCTTCGTGAGAAATTAGGTGAGCGATATGTTGCAACAGTGAAGGGTGTAGGCTATAAATTCGAACTTTCTTAG
- a CDS encoding TonB-dependent receptor yields MYNYISKKNYLLALLFFFTNAAMAKELKGKLTGVVYDHTNKPLSGITVALEPDMRRALTDSRGVFGIEGLYAGTYTLKISAIGFGTHVQEVVIEEGKKNTVTIRLTRKDASLNEVSVTGVQSNPDNFIDMARTAMPATVITRKEIEQMGSRRLDEVLKEQTGLAIVNDIGAGNRAVGLQMQGFDSGYTMIMIDGQPMVGRNSGNLDLSRITVSNIERIEIIKGASACLFGSEALAGVINIVTRKNISAPQALAALRYGSFNVLDATLEGETPFAGKKGSIYLSGNYYKTDGFNSNPYLKEGKTAPPFDSYSFQGRGRYELTEISSLNFNGRYASRHSVNNQSYGVQPSKDVMDEHDLNGSVALNQNFRNGTKLRTQYYLTRYETGQDVTDLNSGIVMPGSRFKQYLHRVEVQGSHQFFGALSLTGGIGGAYELLDNAYYRGKKDMSNYFAYGQADWQLSQQLNMTAGARYDYHDKYGAKISPGIGLRYQPIEKLTLRAAIGTGFKTPNFQQLYMVFTNVQTGYTVFGSEEFWRELNALQEAGKIVSVYPAATQIGNLRPERSVSYSGGFVFNPFNSLKLDVNVFYNDMKNFINAEAVAQKTNSQQIFSYVNVAKAYTAGTEIGLSWKASKTLSLSAGYQLLYAVDKGVVDSIKNGTGLYANIYDGVSPLPRRSTRADYFGMSNRSRHMANLKLSYEHVKTGLTGSLRVNYRSKYGFTENNSANRFIDTYDTFVPSYFLFNVAVQKTLYHKHLQLQLSADNLMNYRDQLMPGQQGRAIIAGISWRFFKD; encoded by the coding sequence ATGTACAACTATATCTCTAAAAAGAATTACTTATTGGCGCTGCTGTTCTTCTTTACCAATGCTGCAATGGCAAAGGAATTAAAAGGGAAACTGACCGGTGTGGTTTACGATCATACCAATAAGCCTCTTTCAGGAATTACGGTTGCACTGGAACCGGATATGCGTCGCGCATTGACAGATAGCAGAGGCGTTTTCGGAATTGAGGGGTTGTATGCAGGTACCTATACTTTGAAAATTTCTGCCATAGGCTTCGGAACTCATGTACAGGAAGTGGTCATAGAAGAAGGCAAAAAAAATACGGTAACTATCCGCTTAACGCGAAAAGACGCCTCTTTAAATGAAGTGAGTGTTACAGGCGTACAAAGTAATCCTGACAATTTCATTGACATGGCCAGAACTGCAATGCCAGCTACAGTAATTACCAGGAAAGAAATTGAACAGATGGGAAGCCGCCGGCTGGATGAAGTATTGAAAGAGCAAACCGGACTGGCAATTGTCAATGACATTGGTGCGGGGAACCGGGCGGTTGGTTTACAGATGCAAGGTTTTGACAGCGGGTATACCATGATCATGATCGACGGACAACCCATGGTGGGCCGCAATAGCGGTAACCTGGATCTGTCCCGGATTACGGTTTCCAATATTGAAAGAATAGAAATAATAAAAGGGGCTTCTGCCTGCTTATTTGGAAGTGAGGCCTTAGCAGGAGTGATCAATATCGTAACCCGTAAGAACATTTCGGCGCCACAGGCTTTGGCCGCATTGCGCTATGGTAGTTTTAATGTGCTGGATGCTACCCTGGAAGGAGAAACTCCCTTTGCAGGAAAGAAAGGCTCGATCTATCTTTCCGGTAACTATTATAAAACCGACGGGTTTAATTCCAACCCTTATCTGAAAGAAGGGAAAACAGCTCCTCCTTTTGATAGCTACTCTTTTCAGGGAAGGGGACGTTATGAATTGACGGAGATCAGCAGCCTGAATTTCAACGGAAGATATGCCAGTCGCCACTCTGTAAACAACCAGTCCTACGGCGTGCAACCCAGCAAAGACGTGATGGATGAGCATGACCTGAATGGGTCTGTTGCCCTGAACCAGAATTTTAGAAACGGAACTAAACTAAGAACCCAGTATTACCTGACTCGTTATGAAACCGGGCAGGATGTAACGGACCTGAATAGTGGTATTGTAATGCCTGGAAGCCGGTTCAAACAATACCTGCATCGTGTAGAAGTACAGGGGAGTCATCAGTTTTTCGGCGCCTTGTCGCTGACCGGCGGAATCGGAGGAGCTTATGAATTGTTGGATAATGCCTATTACCGTGGAAAAAAAGACATGAGCAATTATTTTGCCTATGGTCAGGCCGACTGGCAGCTTTCGCAACAGCTCAATATGACTGCGGGTGCCCGATATGATTATCATGACAAATATGGCGCTAAGATCAGCCCGGGTATTGGTCTCCGTTATCAGCCGATTGAAAAACTGACCCTCAGGGCTGCAATAGGAACAGGTTTTAAGACCCCTAATTTCCAGCAATTGTATATGGTATTTACCAATGTTCAGACAGGTTATACTGTATTCGGTTCGGAGGAATTCTGGAGAGAACTGAATGCTTTACAGGAAGCGGGGAAGATCGTCAGTGTTTATCCTGCCGCTACTCAGATCGGGAACCTGCGACCGGAACGTTCGGTTTCTTATAGTGGCGGATTTGTTTTCAACCCATTTAACTCCCTGAAACTGGATGTGAATGTCTTTTATAACGACATGAAAAATTTCATCAATGCTGAAGCAGTGGCACAAAAGACAAATTCTCAACAGATATTTTCCTATGTCAATGTAGCCAAAGCCTATACCGCCGGAACAGAAATTGGGTTGAGCTGGAAAGCCAGTAAAACGCTAAGTCTCTCGGCTGGTTACCAGTTGTTGTATGCGGTGGATAAAGGGGTGGTGGATTCTATAAAAAATGGGACCGGCTTATATGCCAATATTTATGATGGTGTTTCTCCCTTACCAAGGCGCTCTACCAGAGCGGATTATTTTGGGATGTCCAACCGTTCCCGTCATATGGCTAACCTGAAACTGAGTTATGAGCATGTTAAAACAGGACTCACCGGCTCCCTGAGGGTAAATTACAGAAGTAAATATGGCTTTACAGAAAACAACAGTGCCAACCGGTTTATAGATACCTACGATACGTTTGTACCCAGTTACTTCCTGTTTAATGTGGCGGTTCAAAAAACGCTTTACCACAAACATTTACAGTTGCAGCTAAGCGCAGATAACCTGATGAATTACAGGGACCAGCTGATGCCCGGACAACAGGGAAGGGCGATCATAGCGGGAATAAGCTGGAGGTTTTTTAAAGATTAA
- a CDS encoding HmuY family protein, with amino-acid sequence MNNKLKSAGLLLVVMLGLSACTKDEVKPDLEDGKSKVIMDLPGDVGKTVGAGVDFDPLYFSFKTGAKVAASEKLTAGWDLVFAKEYNSFVSINNGKDDKSLGFGGPGKGAMVVVNKAYNEVNAAPADAEFTNNGITGTGWETGNGNGWFFYELKTHIAIPVKNKTFVLRTAEGKYAKLEIISMYKGAPATVSDMKWPAPYFKFRYYVQEDGSRNLSTKD; translated from the coding sequence ATGAATAATAAATTGAAATCTGCAGGCCTTCTTTTGGTAGTAATGCTTGGTTTAAGCGCCTGCACAAAAGATGAAGTGAAACCGGATCTTGAAGATGGGAAGAGTAAGGTGATTATGGATCTCCCGGGAGATGTGGGCAAAACTGTTGGAGCCGGGGTTGATTTTGATCCTTTATATTTTAGTTTTAAAACCGGGGCAAAGGTTGCTGCATCAGAAAAGCTGACTGCAGGATGGGACCTTGTTTTTGCTAAAGAATACAACTCTTTTGTCTCCATTAATAATGGTAAGGACGATAAAAGCCTGGGATTTGGCGGTCCCGGAAAAGGGGCAATGGTGGTGGTTAATAAAGCCTATAATGAGGTGAATGCAGCCCCTGCTGATGCCGAATTTACCAATAACGGGATTACCGGCACAGGTTGGGAAACCGGAAATGGAAACGGCTGGTTTTTCTATGAACTGAAAACCCATATCGCGATCCCCGTTAAAAACAAAACATTCGTATTGCGTACGGCCGAAGGTAAGTATGCGAAGCTGGAAATCATCAGCATGTATAAAGGCGCCCCTGCTACGGTAAGCGACATGAAATGGCCTGCTCCATATTTCAAATTCAGGTACTATGTACAGGAAGATGGCAGCAGAAACCTGTCTACTAAAGATTAA
- a CDS encoding RluA family pseudouridine synthase, whose amino-acid sequence MKYPSFKDLILFENDDYIVVNKPPFVASLDERGGSGEVNILRLAKQYSADAQVCHRLDKETSGAIIIAKTPEAYRSVAMQFEKRKVSKVYHAVVDGQFTFNELFIDLPILNDGNKSVTIDRKEGKRAETIFNSIKNYRHYTLVECKPITGRMHQIRIHLATQRAAIAGDDMYRGKPVFLSSMKKGYRIAKDDEELPIMKRFALHARHLVFKGLDGNDIVIEAPYPKDFATLIKLLDKFDA is encoded by the coding sequence TTGAAATATCCTTCTTTTAAAGATCTTATCCTATTCGAAAACGATGATTATATCGTTGTAAATAAACCTCCATTTGTAGCCTCGCTGGATGAGCGTGGCGGATCAGGCGAGGTCAATATATTACGTTTGGCAAAGCAGTATTCTGCTGACGCACAGGTATGTCATCGTTTAGACAAAGAAACTTCAGGTGCAATTATCATCGCCAAAACACCTGAAGCTTACCGTTCTGTGGCCATGCAATTTGAAAAGCGTAAAGTGAGCAAAGTGTACCATGCTGTGGTAGACGGACAGTTTACTTTTAACGAGCTTTTTATCGACCTTCCGATTCTCAATGACGGAAATAAGAGTGTTACCATCGACAGAAAAGAGGGTAAACGCGCAGAAACCATTTTTAATTCTATAAAAAATTACCGCCATTATACCCTGGTAGAATGTAAGCCGATTACCGGTCGGATGCACCAGATCAGGATTCACCTGGCTACGCAGCGTGCAGCTATTGCCGGAGATGACATGTACCGTGGGAAACCTGTTTTTCTATCCAGTATGAAAAAAGGCTATCGCATTGCTAAGGATGATGAAGAACTACCTATTATGAAACGTTTTGCCTTACATGCCAGACATCTGGTGTTTAAAGGACTGGATGGGAATGATATTGTAATTGAAGCCCCATATCCGAAAGACTTTGCCACGCTCATAAAATTATTGGATAAATTTGACGCTTAA
- a CDS encoding HmuY family protein, translated as MKTNMLTFLKKYSAFLMLGLVISLGTACSKNEDPAPVVDPPEVINPPATVPFYKLQRVENLAVETDDKNPTVPKLAAYFSLDHKQEVPALYAKTARWDIAFTGLYNSFLSGNNGSDGTNQGYGGNGIGGITILKKPFEEVTDVPAESEFKTKAAVVGTDDLGAFGEGTGWYLYDFGGTIRGDGSEQKKHVAYAMPEMRTVVIRTATGNYAKIKMISCYKDAFTADKWFRDTPHMFFTFEYVLVPKGSTKFEIK; from the coding sequence ATGAAAACGAATATGTTAACCTTTCTTAAAAAATATTCCGCTTTCCTGATGCTGGGATTAGTGATCAGCCTTGGGACTGCCTGTTCGAAAAATGAGGACCCTGCACCCGTTGTAGATCCGCCGGAAGTGATCAATCCACCGGCAACAGTGCCTTTCTATAAGCTGCAACGGGTAGAAAACCTTGCGGTGGAAACGGATGATAAAAACCCGACTGTACCAAAACTCGCTGCTTATTTTAGTCTGGACCACAAACAGGAAGTACCGGCCTTATATGCAAAAACTGCACGCTGGGATATAGCCTTCACCGGACTTTACAACAGTTTTCTTTCCGGTAATAATGGTTCTGATGGAACAAACCAGGGATATGGAGGGAACGGTATTGGTGGAATCACCATCCTCAAAAAACCATTTGAAGAGGTAACTGATGTACCCGCTGAAAGTGAATTTAAAACGAAAGCCGCGGTGGTCGGAACAGATGACCTTGGTGCTTTTGGTGAAGGTACAGGCTGGTATTTATACGATTTCGGAGGTACAATCCGTGGCGATGGAAGCGAGCAGAAGAAACACGTGGCTTATGCAATGCCGGAAATGCGGACTGTGGTGATCCGTACCGCCACAGGTAATTATGCAAAGATAAAAATGATCAGTTGCTATAAAGATGCCTTTACTGCAGATAAGTGGTTCAGAGATACCCCGCACATGTTTTTCACCTTTGAATATGTATTGGTGCCGAAGGGCAGTACTAAATTTGAAATTAAATAA
- a CDS encoding helix-turn-helix transcriptional regulator → MKIKSKIEGSEDWLFIEEIPEMYAPNTPLSEKNINIRMPAVQKLINYQLSAGGLFLVHSTMQFNENVKVLSEVEGETITSQFIFYGANTAGDKAEPKNSRRTGSRHNIRYIPSLKGKYPMMPDIEYKYFLLVLSKSYYFHLIDQHSLLHTGFVKEILKGKYTSFAAKDLSVTSEMRRVINDICECKRSGELKRMHTESKILELLMLQLEQMQSGMEVEKYLIKQDDLKKIEHARELLDGGYRYPPTIIELSKLVSLNEFKLKRGFKEYYGTTIYGYVTRLRMEQARSLILEDKMSIGQVATAVGFNHQSHLTDAFKRYFGILPSEVNLGIDS, encoded by the coding sequence ATGAAAATTAAATCGAAGATTGAAGGCTCGGAAGACTGGTTGTTTATTGAAGAAATACCGGAAATGTATGCCCCTAATACTCCGCTTTCCGAGAAAAATATCAATATCAGAATGCCGGCCGTGCAGAAGCTGATCAATTACCAGCTGAGTGCCGGCGGACTTTTTCTGGTACACTCTACCATGCAGTTCAACGAAAATGTGAAAGTGCTTTCTGAGGTGGAGGGGGAAACCATTACCTCCCAGTTTATTTTTTACGGCGCCAATACTGCCGGGGATAAAGCTGAACCCAAAAACAGCAGACGAACGGGAAGCCGGCATAATATCCGCTACATTCCTTCTTTAAAAGGGAAGTATCCGATGATGCCCGATATTGAGTATAAGTATTTCTTGCTGGTACTTTCCAAATCCTATTATTTTCATTTGATTGATCAGCATTCCTTACTTCATACCGGTTTTGTAAAGGAGATTCTAAAAGGGAAATACACTTCCTTTGCTGCCAAAGACCTTTCTGTAACCAGCGAAATGAGGCGGGTGATCAATGACATTTGCGAATGTAAACGGTCCGGAGAATTGAAACGGATGCATACCGAATCAAAAATACTGGAATTATTGATGTTGCAGCTGGAACAGATGCAGTCGGGAATGGAGGTAGAAAAATACCTGATAAAGCAGGACGACCTGAAAAAGATAGAGCATGCCAGGGAGCTGCTGGACGGAGGTTACCGTTATCCTCCAACAATCATAGAGTTGTCAAAACTGGTTTCTTTAAATGAGTTTAAATTGAAACGTGGATTTAAGGAATATTATGGGACAACGATTTACGGTTACGTCACCAGGCTAAGAATGGAACAGGCCAGGAGTCTGATCCTGGAGGATAAAATGAGTATCGGACAGGTTGCTACCGCAGTTGGTTTTAATCATCAGAGTCACCTGACCGATGCCTTTAAACGTTATTTCGGGATTTTACCCAGTGAGGTGAATCTGGGAATCGACTCCTGA